The proteins below come from a single Paracoccus sp. SCSIO 75233 genomic window:
- a CDS encoding Hint domain-containing protein, producing the protein MPYFTVFPDAVVPLNLETPIVDLGGTQLLNIIGSSTEFSQYDVDATGTTVLKLGDDVSLIDESNTSLLNGTFAGTGTMSIATFNVNVPLVANLDVQVDPISGSYIKGDDEKLYFVTDDPLADDYVKVTVSGTVLVLPVDLTLPISQLTDSLLGGALTNVLEGLNAVALTPTHDPNGTLLLSDEQVFPCFTSGTLIDTPCGPIAVDALGVGDLVLTADHSAQPVRWIGRRRFSARQLAQNPNLVPIRIRSGALGPDTPSTDLVISPQHRVLVRSRIARRMFNCEEILIAAKHLLRLDGVEEAHDLAEVEYVHILFDRHEVVLANGAATESLYLGPEAIKALPDDAVDEILTIFPELILDSYSPVGARLLAPGRQARKLAQRHLRNRKPLC; encoded by the coding sequence ATGCCGTATTTTACCGTTTTTCCCGATGCCGTAGTTCCCCTGAATCTAGAAACTCCCATAGTCGACCTCGGAGGTACGCAATTACTGAACATCATTGGGAGCTCGACGGAGTTCAGCCAATACGATGTCGATGCGACGGGTACCACGGTGTTGAAGCTAGGTGATGACGTGTCGCTGATTGATGAAAGTAACACATCCCTACTGAACGGTACATTCGCCGGGACAGGAACGATGTCGATCGCAACTTTCAATGTCAATGTGCCATTGGTTGCAAATCTCGACGTTCAGGTGGATCCAATCAGCGGCTCATATATCAAGGGCGACGATGAAAAGCTCTATTTCGTAACGGATGACCCGCTGGCGGATGATTATGTGAAGGTGACGGTTAGCGGCACCGTTCTGGTTCTTCCTGTGGACCTGACGCTTCCCATTTCGCAGCTAACCGACAGTCTTCTTGGTGGCGCACTGACGAACGTACTCGAAGGGCTCAATGCTGTAGCTCTCACACCTACCCATGATCCGAATGGCACGCTCCTGCTGTCAGACGAACAGGTCTTCCCCTGCTTCACATCAGGTACGCTCATCGACACCCCGTGCGGTCCGATTGCCGTCGACGCGCTCGGTGTCGGGGATCTGGTCCTGACGGCGGATCATTCGGCCCAACCGGTGCGCTGGATCGGTCGCCGGCGCTTTTCAGCCCGGCAACTCGCCCAAAACCCCAATCTCGTACCCATCCGCATCAGGTCGGGGGCGCTTGGTCCGGATACCCCGTCGACCGATCTGGTCATCTCACCTCAGCATCGCGTGCTGGTGCGCTCGCGCATCGCGCGGCGTATGTTCAACTGCGAGGAAATCCTGATTGCGGCGAAGCATCTGCTGCGGCTGGACGGCGTCGAGGAAGCGCACGATCTGGCGGAGGTGGAGTATGTGCATATCCTGTTCGACCGGCACGAAGTCGTTCTGGCCAACGGCGCTGCGACCGAGTCGCTTTATCTGGGGCCGGAGGCGATCAAGGCGCTGCCGGATGACGCCGTGGATGAGATATTGACGATCTTCCCGGAACTGATCCTCGACAGCTATTCCCCGGTCGGTGCGCGCCTGCTTGCCCCGGGTCGGCAGGCCAGGAAGCTGGCGCAGCGTCACTTGCGCAATCGCAAGCCGCTGTGTTGA
- a CDS encoding GlxA family transcriptional regulator: MRLRVGFLLADDFTLSAFANFVDVLRLAADDADRSRPILCNWDVLSDRMDTIRSSCGVRVQPNRSLREAGNYDYLVVVGGVMRDTARLNAHMLRFLHEKAIRTPLVGLCTGVFILQEAGLLKGYRCCVSWFHHQDFIDRFDTERPISDQIFVVDRDRLTCSGGQGAAHLAAFLVARHIGQSAAIKSLNIMMIDDAQAGERPQPGARTGHNPTDALVKRALLLMQQNIQTPLPLGRVAAHLAISRRTLERRFLADIGQSPGQAYLGLRLERALHTLRTTQRPVTEIALSCGFCDAPHLARTLRAEHGITPAQYRRGSHQASRAP; the protein is encoded by the coding sequence ATGCGCCTGCGGGTCGGGTTTCTTCTGGCCGATGACTTCACCCTGTCGGCCTTCGCGAATTTCGTCGATGTGCTGCGGCTGGCAGCGGACGACGCAGACCGATCCCGCCCCATCCTGTGTAATTGGGACGTTCTGTCGGACCGGATGGACACGATCCGGTCAAGCTGCGGTGTGCGGGTTCAGCCGAACAGGTCGCTGAGAGAGGCCGGAAATTACGACTATCTGGTCGTGGTCGGCGGGGTCATGCGCGACACGGCGAGGCTGAATGCTCATATGCTGCGTTTCCTCCACGAAAAGGCGATCCGCACGCCGCTTGTCGGGCTTTGCACCGGGGTGTTCATCCTGCAGGAGGCCGGGCTGCTGAAGGGCTACCGCTGCTGTGTCAGCTGGTTCCACCATCAGGATTTCATCGACAGGTTTGATACGGAGCGCCCGATCTCCGACCAGATCTTTGTCGTGGATCGCGACCGGCTGACCTGCTCCGGCGGACAGGGTGCGGCGCATCTCGCCGCGTTTCTGGTTGCCCGACATATCGGCCAGTCGGCGGCGATCAAGAGCCTGAACATCATGATGATCGACGATGCTCAGGCGGGCGAGCGCCCACAACCCGGCGCGAGAACAGGCCACAATCCGACAGACGCTCTTGTCAAACGCGCCCTGCTGCTGATGCAGCAGAATATCCAGACGCCCTTGCCGCTTGGCAGGGTGGCCGCGCATCTGGCCATCAGCCGCCGCACGCTGGAACGCCGCTTCCTTGCCGATATCGGCCAATCACCGGGTCAGGCCTATCTCGGCCTGCGGCTGGAGCGCGCATTGCATACGCTGCGGACGACGCAGCGCCCGGTCACGGAAATCGCCCTGTCCTGCGGCTTCTGCGATGCGCCGCATCTGGCCCGAACCTTGCGCGCCGAACATGGTATCACCCCGGCGCAGTACCGCCGGGGTTCTCACCAAGCCAGCCGCGCCCCATAG